In Carassius auratus strain Wakin chromosome 49, ASM336829v1, whole genome shotgun sequence, one DNA window encodes the following:
- the LOC113065891 gene encoding uncharacterized protein LOC113065891, whose protein sequence is MQSPSGTPFADIIQSLAGLHQEQHQHMLAIKEEQDKRFEALLRAQHEDRELFRSWVDREARATPSFKDQTSPLPLNKMGPQDDPEAFLDLFEKSAEARGWPPADWPLRLIPLLSGEAQVAAHQLPVQNLLAYQDLKRAILQRVGRTPEQHRQRFRTLTLEESGRPFVMAQQLRDSCRKWLMADSSDVEDVIDRVVLEQFVAKLPRKTAQWVQCHRPTSLNQAIQLAEDQMVACPGVGDPLPSASLSSSLSSPPLSLPKSVPLPRSRGGLPSKLAPRWRTNYGAESPAGPRAPPRGGTSPMGSVPQAPASPLSPRQSLDLLPAARVAVKSGPACWRCGDPGHFIDRCPVMEVGTLIRVPDAPKAALDQAGLYQIPTDASNRGLGAVLSQEVEGEERPVLYISRKLSKRETMYSTIEKECLAIRWAVLTLRYYLLGREFTLCSDHAPLQWLHRMKDTNARITRWYLALQPFKFQVIHR, encoded by the exons ATGCAATCTCCGTCAGGTAcgccatttgcggacatcatCCAGTCGCTCGCCGGTCTTCATCAGGAACAACATCAACACATGCTGGCGATCAAGGAGGAGCAGGACAAACGCTTCGAGGCGCTCCTCCGGGCCCAGCATGAAGACCGCGAGCTATTCCGGAGCTGGGTAGACCGGGAGGCCCGGGCCACCCCTTCGTTTAAAGACCAGACATCTCCTCTGCCGCTCAACAAGATGGGGCCTCAGGATGacccggaggccttcctggacctGTTTGAAAAATCGGCAGAGGCTCGAGGGTGGCCCCCTGCGGACTGGCCCCTGCGGCTCATTCCCCTGCTGTCCGGGGAAGCGCAGGTGGCCGCTCACCAACTGCCAGTCCAAAACCTCCTGGCCTACCAGGACCTCAAGCGTGCCATCCTCCAGCGGGTCGGTCGGACTCCGGAGCAACATCGCCAGAGGTTCAGGACTCTAACCCTGGAAGAGTCTGGCCGGCCCTTCGTGAtggcacagcagctccgggattccTGCCGCAAGTGGTTGATGGCCGACAGTAGCGACGTCGAGGACGTGATCGATCgtgtggtactggagcagttcgtgGCCAAGCTGCCAAGGAAGACAgcgcagtgggtccagtgccaccgcccgacgtcgctgaaccaggccatccagctggcggaagaccaaatggtggcgtgtccaggggtcggcgaccccttaccatctgcttctctctcttcttctctctcctcccctcccctctctctccctaaaTCTGTCCCTCTCCCCAGGTCCCGTGGGGGGCTTCCGTCGAAGCTAGCCCCGAGGTGGAGGACGAATTACGGGGCTGAGTCACCAGCAGGTCCCAGGGCTCCTCCCAGGGGTGGGACCTCGCCCATGGGATCCGTTCCCCAGGCCCCGGCCTCTCCGCTCTCTCCTCGCCAATCGCTTGACCTACTTCCTGCCGCCAGGGTGGCGGTAAAGTCTGGGccggcctgttggcgttgcggggacccagGGCATTTTATCGATAGGTGTCCGGTGATGGAAGTGGGGACGTTGATCCGGGTCCCCGACGCGCCAAAGGCTGCCCTCGATCAGGCTGGCTTATACCAAATACCA acagacgcgtcgaacagagggttgggcgcagtcctgtcccaggaggtggagggggaagaacggccggtgctgtacatcagtcggaagctctctaagagagagacgatgtacagcaccatagaaaaagaATGTCTAGCGATCAGGTGGGCTGTTCTTACCCTCCGTTATTACCTCCTggggcgggagttcaccctctgttcggaccacgctcctctgcagtggctccaccgcatgaaagataccaacgcgcggatcacccggtggtatctagctttacagccatttaaatttcaggtgatccacag ataa